The segment CGATTATATTAAATATAAACTATAAAATAAGTTAGGCAGAATAATTAGATAAATATATACGGGAATTTTTTAAATTTAAATCTCTTGATTATCAGTTTTCATATCTTCTAATCCCTCAAGAATATCACTAGCTTGATCTTGTGTGATAGTTTTATTTTCTATATCAAGTAAAACATCGTCAAAGTATTTTTTTACTTCTTTCATGTATTTTAATTCATCTTTCAACTCTTTAGAGTTTTTCTTTTTCTCTAAATTTGTTTCAAGTTCTTTTATATTTTCAGTTACTTCTACTAATACATCAGTTTTTAGTAAATTTTCTAAATCTTTTATATAATCCATTTTTTAACCTTTTATATATTAATTATTTGTAGATATTTTTATTACTACTTTATAAATTTGTTCTGTCTTATCAACTTTTATACAAGGCTGATGTCCATCACTTGGATAAAAAATAGCTAACTCTTTTTCTTTTATGTGTAAAGATGAAAATGCATTTTTTGTGTTGTATTTTGTAAAATCTTTTTCTTCATTGTAAGCTTCAATGATTTGAAGATCATCTATATGTGATACATCCATAATTTCAGAGCCTTTTACTATATATTGAATATCAATATATTTTTTATGTGATTCAAAAAAACACTCACTTCTAGGCTTTGAAAAATATGTTTGTTTTAAAACAAACATATTTTCATTGATAAGCTCTTTTACACATTCACCATTTTTTATTTCAAAAATATCATTAGATATATTTTCTAAATAATTAAATGCCAATTGGAAATTATCCTTTTTTATTTGATTTTTAATACAGTCCAATTTCCCAAATATTGCCATTTATTATCCTTTTATA is part of the Arcobacter sp. F2176 genome and harbors:
- a CDS encoding YhcH/YjgK/YiaL family protein, with product MAIFGKLDCIKNQIKKDNFQLAFNYLENISNDIFEIKNGECVKELINENMFVLKQTYFSKPRSECFFESHKKYIDIQYIVKGSEIMDVSHIDDLQIIEAYNEEKDFTKYNTKNAFSSLHIKEKELAIFYPSDGHQPCIKVDKTEQIYKVVIKISTNN